Proteins from a single region of Melanotaenia boesemani isolate fMelBoe1 chromosome 3, fMelBoe1.pri, whole genome shotgun sequence:
- the zgc:158258 gene encoding specifically androgen-regulated gene protein translates to MPKSETWSSDPRLETMNGMDSAGSCDSVVSANSRFSDDSLEHLSAEEKACLMFLEETIESLDTEEDSGLSNDEPDQLPSSGNLATKLADLSASMSKSKLNSSQEPASKEPIKKNVDSKPMQSYLVPTPLVVASGSLHPISKPVTPADRAIFSKSQLVPKNSKPELKQNLQSEAPALPLEANVPSTKPMDSSVRTAEGPLPRGPLSYDALVHLRRNASTKKTPLCPTVDHTIELAKHRSAPVEGLNLTNLPRSDKSHSEFPKSKTSPPAVAPKPKKVPAYILVKTQSEGPITTDLSCSAKHAADPQAVRMEALQKLGLLKDEETEKGPLPPNKSDSSLDPGPHSSTKGPSHCNPSNSPSFCSSQVPKNRLLQSSANFHHHSSHDQQPMPSSHQPAQSSGLKTAGLGRSASLESYTSSENCPELQDIPAAMSVKTTSTAEHAPHKPSNIVGYTVMVVPGMGADRKEALRKLGLLKD, encoded by the exons ATGCCCAAAAGTGAGACCTGGTCAAGTGACCCTCGACTGGAGACGATGAATGGCATGGATAGTGCTGGCAGCTGTGACAGTGTTGTCAGTGCCAATTCTCGGTTT AGCGATGACAGTCTAGAGCACCTGTCTGCTGAAGAAAAAGCTTGTCTTATGTTTTTGGAGGAGACTATTGAGTCTTTGGATACTGAGGAGGATAGTGGACTTTCAAATGATGAACCTGACCAACTGCCTAGCTCTGGTAACTTGGCAACCAAACTGGCTGACCTGTCGGCCTCTATGAGCAAAAGCAAACTCAATA GCTCACAGGAACCTGCTTCTAAAGAACCCATCAAGAAAAATGTTGACAGTAAACCCATGCAGAGCTACCTGGTACCTACCCCTCTTGTTGTAGCAAGCGGCTCTCTGCATCCCATTTCCAAACCAGTCACTCCTGCAGACAGAGCCATCTTTTCTAAGTCTCAGTTGGTGCCCAAAAACAGCAAACCTGAACTCAAACAGAACCTGCAATCTGAAGCTCCTGCTCTACCTTTAGAGGCTAATGTTCCTTCCACAAAACCCATGGACTCCTCAGTCAGGACAGCTGAGGGTCCTTTACCTAGAGGACCTCTATCCTATGATGCATTAGTTCATTTGCGGAGAAATGCTTCCACAAAGAAGACCCCTTTATGTCCCACAGTTGATCACACAATAGAATTGGCCAAGCACCGTTCTGCGCCAGTAGAAGGCCTGAACCTCACAAATCTGCCAAGATCTGACAAATCCCACTCAGAGTTCCCCAAGTCTAAGACAAGCCCTCCAGCTGTGGCCCCTAAGCCTAAAAAGGTGCCCGCCTACATACTTGTGAAAACCCAAAGTGAAGGACCCATAACAACCGATCTCTCATGCAGTGCCAAACATGCAGCAGATCCACAGGCAGTGAGAATGGAAGCTTTGCAGAAGCTTGGCCTCCTGAAAGATGAAGAGACAGAGAAGGGCCCATTGCCTCCTAATAAATCTGATTCGTCTTTGGATCCAGGGCCTCACAGTTCTACAAAAGGTCCGTCTCATTGCAATCCCTCAAATAGTCCATCATTTTGTTCCTCTCAAGTACCCAAGAACAGGCTTCTGCAGAGCAGTGCCAATTTCCATCACCACTCCAGTCACGACCAGCAGCCTATGCCATCATCACATCAACCTGCTCAGTCTAGTGGGTTGAAGACAGCTGGTCTGGGGCGCTCTGCTAGCCTTGAAAGCTACACAAGCAGTGAAAACTGCCCTGAACTACAAGACATCCCAGCAGCCATGTCAGTGAAAACCACCTCTACAGCTGAGCATGCACCCCACAAACCCTCAAACATAGTAGGATATACTGTGATGGTGGTGCCTGGGATGGGAGCTGATCGAAAAGAGGCTCTTCGAAAGCTAGGACTGCTCAAGGACTGA